The Terriglobia bacterium genomic sequence TTTTCAATTTGATTCCGGGATTTCCTCTCGACGGGGGTCGGATCCTCCGCGCCATCCTGTGGGGATGGAAAGGGGATTTCAAGTCGGCCACCCGGACGGCCTCCAGCGTCGGTCAATTTGTGGCCTATTCGTTTATCTTTGCCGGCGTCATCACCGCATTGCGGGGAAACTTTTTTAATGGGCTGTGGATAGGGTTTATCGGGTGGTTTCTTCTCAACGCGGCCCAGACCAGTTATCGGCATGCGGCGCTCAAGCAGTCGCTGGCCGGTTTGACGGTCAATGATGTGATGTCCACGGATTGTCCGGTGGTTTCCGGGAGCATCCCGCTGAGTGACTTTGTTCACAATGAAGTGCTGAGAACCGGCCAGCGATGCTTTTTGGTGACCCAGTTTGACAAGTTGGTGGGGATTATTACATTGCATGAAGTGAAGCAAATTGCTCAGTCGGAATGGAACTCTACCCCGGTGGCCTCGGCCATGCAGCCCCTCGACCATCTTTATATGGTCCATCCTTCAGACCCGCTGGTCGGGATCCTGGAGAAAATGACCACGGAGGGGTTCAATCAATTACCTGTGGTTGAAGAGGGGAAATTGGTGGGGATCCTCGGTCGTGACAGATTGCTGCAGTTGATTCAAACCCGCCTGGAATTGGGATGACCCCGGCCCTACGGCGCGCTGGATTCTCCCGCCGCTTTTCCATGGAGCACGTCTCGATAGCCCTCCATCAACCGCCTGGTCAGGGGACCGACCTTGCCTGTTCCGACCGGAATGTGATCAATTTCGACGACCGGCAGTACCTCCATCGTGGTGCTGGTCAGGAAAA encodes the following:
- a CDS encoding site-2 protease family protein, which produces MKSANIQLGRIYGIQIGVDYSWFVVFVLITMSLSTQYATLHPKWSPTTHVLVGIVTSLLFFVTVLLHEMGHSVVAIQKGIPVRSITLFIFGGVAQIAREPKRALDEFWIAIAGPAVSFVIAVACMLGSVALKPVSEVATAVLTWLGQINLVLAVFNLIPGFPLDGGRILRAILWGWKGDFKSATRTASSVGQFVAYSFIFAGVITALRGNFFNGLWIGFIGWFLLNAAQTSYRHAALKQSLAGLTVNDVMSTDCPVVSGSIPLSDFVHNEVLRTGQRCFLVTQFDKLVGIITLHEVKQIAQSEWNSTPVASAMQPLDHLYMVHPSDPLVGILEKMTTEGFNQLPVVEEGKLVGILGRDRLLQLIQTRLELG